From the Oryzias latipes chromosome 22, ASM223467v1 genome, one window contains:
- the LOC101167158 gene encoding growth hormone secretagogue receptor type 1: MRSIRLKVTSAARGSRGPVNSCGASMPSWPNDSECLPPNCSWEETNNGTRNLEFSLPPLNYYSIPLLAAITVACTLLFLVGVTGNVMTILVVGRYRDMRTTTNLYLCSMAVSDLLIFLCMPLDLYRMWRYRPWRLGDALCKLFQFVSESCTYSTILSITALSVERYLAICFPLRAKALVTKRRVRALICFLWTVSLLSAGPVFVMVGVERDITEPPNFSSWINETGLFLDVGDTRECRMTHYAVESGLMEAMVWLSSVFFFMPVFCLTVLYSLIGRRLWQRHRETSVSSRVAHRDKSNRQTIKMLVVVVLAFVLCWLPFHVGRYLQFRSLDAPSPLLSVLSEYCSMVSVVLFYLSAAINPVLYNTMSWKYRGAAARLFGLADNHPARGRTASTVKGDSSIGWTESTISL, encoded by the exons ATGAGGAGTATCCGACTCAAGGTGACTTCAGCAGCCAGGGGCAGCCGCGGTCCCGTGAATAGTTGCGGCGCCAGCATGCCCTCCTGGCCCAATGACTCTGAGTGTCTCCCTCCAAactgcagctgggaggagacCAACAACGGCACTCGGAACCTGGAGTTTTCTCTGCCACCACTTAATTATTACTCCATTCCTCTCCTTGCGGCCATAACCGTCGCGTGCACACTACTGTTTCTGGTTGGAGTGACCGGAAACGTCATGACTattctggtggtaggcaggtaCAGGGACATGCGAACTACTACCAACTTATACCTGTGCAGCATGGCTGTTTCCGACCTGCTTATTTTCCTCTGCATGCCTCTGGACCTGTACCGCATGTGGAGGTACAGGCCCTGGCGCCTCGGGGATGCGCTCTGCAAACTCTTTCAGTTTGTGTCGGAGTCGTGCACGTACTCAACCATACTGAGCATCACTGCGCTGTCCGTGGAGCGCTACCTGGCCATATGTTTCCCGTTACGCGCAAAGGCTTTGGTCACCAAAAGGCGTGTGCGCGCTCTGATTTGTTTCCTTTGGACAGTGTCTCTTTTGAGCGCTGGCCCCGTGTTCGTCATGGTGGGAGTGGAGAGGGACATCACGGAGCCTCCCAACTTCAGCTCATGGATCAACGAGACTGGCTTGTTTTTGGACGTTGGGGACACGCGGGAGTGCAGGATGACGCACTACGCCGTGGAGTCTGGACTGATGGAGGCCATGGTGTGGCTCAGCTCAGTTTTCTTCTTCATGCCAGTGTTCTGTCTAACAGTGCTCTACAGCCTCATAGGCCGTCGGCTGTGGCAGAGGCACAGGGAAACGAGCGTAAGCTCCCGAGTGGCCCACAGGGACAAAAGCAACAGACAAACCATCAAGATGCTCG TGGTGGTTGTGCTGGCCTTTGTCCTTTGCTGGTTACCGTTCCACGTGGGTCGGTACCTGCAGTTCCGGTCTCTCGACGCGCCCTCCCCATTACTGTCCGTGTTGTCTGAGTACTGCAGCATGGTGTCCGTGGTTCTCTTCTACCTGAGCGCCGCAATAAACCCGGTCCTCTACAACACCATGTCCTGGAAATACCGGGGTGCAGCGGCGCGCCTCTTTGGCCTCGCAGACAATCACCCGGCACGGGGCCGCACCGCCAGCACCGTGAAGGGAGACAGCTCCATCGGATGGACAGAATCCACAATCAGCCTGTGA